A DNA window from Leptolyngbya subtilissima AS-A7 contains the following coding sequences:
- a CDS encoding SRPBCC family protein, which translates to MSRLSRQVQPAEAYLGKLTPADWATLAKRDVLVKGGKGQYGIMAATPASHATAWNVLTDYDNFYQFLPTVVKSRVVEIDGDRTVVEQLDRRRILLTTMESTVLTENLELDGQQISFRLLKGNLEYMYGHWRIDTATLAPGTEPVRLLSQQVRAEADVGPFKSMFYNLFEAGLVDTIKALRGEMERRTTSLNL; encoded by the coding sequence ATGTCGCGTTTATCTCGTCAGGTTCAGCCCGCTGAGGCCTATCTGGGCAAACTAACCCCGGCTGATTGGGCGACCTTAGCCAAACGCGATGTGTTGGTGAAGGGTGGCAAAGGCCAGTATGGAATTATGGCCGCTACCCCGGCATCCCACGCTACGGCTTGGAACGTGCTGACCGACTATGACAACTTCTACCAATTTTTGCCAACGGTGGTAAAAAGCCGCGTGGTCGAGATTGACGGCGATCGCACCGTAGTCGAGCAGCTCGATCGCCGTCGCATTCTGCTCACCACTATGGAATCGACGGTGCTGACCGAAAACCTGGAACTGGACGGTCAGCAAATTAGCTTTCGACTGCTCAAGGGCAACTTGGAGTATATGTATGGCCACTGGCGCATCGACACCGCCACCCTAGCCCCGGGCACTGAGCCGGTGCGGCTACTCTCGCAACAGGTGCGGGCCGAAGCAGATGTCGGTCCTTTCAAGTCAATGTTTTATAACTTGTTTGAGGCTGGCTTAGTCGACACCATCAAGGCCCTGCGCGGCGAAATGGAGCGCAGAACAACTTCGCTTAATCTTTAG
- the rlmB gene encoding 23S rRNA (guanosine(2251)-2'-O)-methyltransferase RlmB, giving the protein MSSQKPFRNPNRSSGSEPRRDAEGYRGDKPRQGGEGKPRYDSDKPRYNSGKPRSKDDKPRYGEGKPRYEGTKPRYGDEKPRYDSDKPRFKDDKPRYEGSKPRQGGDKPRYGDEKPRYAGDKPRFKDDKPRYDGGKPRFKDDKPRYDGGKPRQGDDKPRYDSGKPRFKDDKPRYGGDKPRYEGDKPRYGSDKPRYEGGKPRYDEGKSRYQGGDRAASAPRSFGVSSQGAGDSDDGQDETDLIYGRHAVEAALQAQRPLNRVWVNDRIRYDPRFLPLIDEAKANGAVIDEVDTLRLNQITGGANHQGIAAQAAAHNYHDLDEMIETALGAAKVPVIIAADSITDPHNLGAIIRTAEALGAQGIVIPQRRAVGVTSTVAKVAAGALESLPVARVVNLKRALDTLKEKGFWIYGLSSEASQPAHRTTFDRPTVIVVGSEGSGLSLTVQQSCDTLVSIPLRGMVPSLNASVATGMALYEIYRHQWVAQEQISSLQNQKQSSITKIGAALPKNGLEP; this is encoded by the coding sequence ATGTCGTCCCAAAAGCCTTTCCGCAACCCTAACCGTTCTTCTGGGTCGGAGCCTCGCCGAGATGCTGAGGGTTACCGAGGCGACAAACCCCGCCAGGGCGGTGAGGGTAAGCCCCGTTATGACAGCGATAAACCTCGCTATAACAGCGGCAAGCCCCGTTCTAAGGACGACAAACCTCGCTACGGCGAGGGCAAACCTCGCTACGAAGGCACTAAGCCCCGCTACGGCGACGAGAAGCCTCGTTATGACAGCGATAAACCCCGCTTTAAAGACGACAAGCCTCGCTATGAGGGCAGCAAACCTCGTCAAGGGGGTGACAAGCCCCGCTATGGGGACGAAAAACCTCGCTATGCCGGCGACAAGCCCCGCTTCAAAGACGATAAGCCTCGTTATGACGGCGGTAAACCCCGCTTCAAAGACGACAAGCCGCGCTACGACGGTGGTAAGCCCCGTCAAGGGGATGACAAACCCCGCTATGACAGTGGCAAGCCCCGCTTTAAAGACGATAAACCTCGCTACGGCGGCGACAAGCCTCGTTATGAGGGCGACAAACCTCGTTATGGCAGCGATAAGCCTCGCTATGAGGGTGGCAAGCCCCGCTATGACGAAGGTAAGTCTCGCTATCAGGGCGGTGACCGCGCTGCCTCTGCTCCACGCTCGTTTGGGGTCAGCAGCCAAGGGGCGGGCGATAGCGACGATGGGCAGGACGAAACCGATTTGATCTACGGTCGTCACGCGGTGGAAGCCGCTCTCCAAGCTCAGCGGCCCCTAAATCGCGTGTGGGTTAACGATCGCATTCGCTACGATCCCCGGTTTCTACCGCTGATCGATGAGGCCAAGGCCAACGGCGCAGTGATTGATGAAGTAGACACTCTACGGCTCAACCAGATCACCGGCGGCGCCAACCACCAGGGGATCGCGGCCCAAGCCGCTGCCCACAACTACCACGACCTCGATGAGATGATCGAAACCGCCCTGGGAGCGGCTAAGGTGCCAGTGATTATTGCTGCCGACAGCATTACTGATCCCCACAATTTGGGGGCGATTATTCGCACCGCCGAAGCCCTGGGGGCTCAAGGGATCGTGATCCCGCAGCGTCGAGCGGTAGGGGTAACATCAACCGTGGCCAAGGTGGCCGCTGGTGCTTTAGAAAGCCTGCCCGTAGCGCGGGTGGTTAACCTAAAGCGCGCCCTCGATACCCTCAAAGAAAAGGGATTTTGGATCTATGGGCTGTCCTCAGAAGCGAGTCAGCCAGCGCATCGCACCACTTTCGATCGCCCAACGGTAATTGTGGTCGGGTCTGAGGGCAGCGGTCTCAGCCTCACTGTGCAGCAGAGCTGCGACACGCTAGTATCAATTCCGCTGCGAGGAATGGTTCCTAGCCTAAATGCATCGGTGGCTACAGGCATGGCTCTCTATGAGATCTATCGTCATCAATGGGTGGCCCAGGAGCAAATTTCCTCTTTGCAAAATCAAAAGCAAAGCAGTATAACCAAAATTGGTGCGGCGCTGCCTAAGAATGGCCTAGAGCCGTAG
- a CDS encoding CAP domain-containing protein, with product MHPWKQILGTRSASIALLATVGSGLLPVAIVLPAIAQRPAITVAQADVTVAQEILRLVNVERQRVNAPPLVLNDKLAAAAQHHAQDMATSRRMSHTGSDGSTMRSRIDATQYNWSTIGENVAMGQPTAAAVVAAWMSSPGHRQNILNPAFTELGVGYATGANRPYWAQVFARPR from the coding sequence ATGCACCCATGGAAACAGATTTTAGGCACCAGATCGGCGAGTATTGCCCTACTGGCCACAGTAGGGTCAGGACTGCTGCCAGTAGCAATCGTGCTACCGGCGATCGCCCAACGCCCAGCGATAACAGTGGCCCAAGCCGACGTGACGGTCGCCCAGGAGATTCTGCGCCTGGTTAACGTCGAACGCCAGCGGGTTAATGCGCCGCCCCTTGTTCTCAATGACAAGCTCGCCGCCGCCGCTCAGCACCATGCTCAAGACATGGCTACCAGCCGCCGCATGAGTCATACCGGTTCGGACGGTTCAACTATGCGATCGCGCATTGACGCCACCCAGTACAACTGGTCAACTATCGGCGAAAACGTCGCCATGGGGCAGCCCACCGCCGCCGCCGTCGTGGCCGCATGGATGAGTAGCCCTGGCCACCGCCAGAATATTCTCAATCCTGCCTTCACTGAACTGGGAGTAGGCTACGCCACGGGGGCAAATCGCCCCTACTGGGCTCAAGTGTTTGCCAGACCGCGCTAG
- a CDS encoding IctB family putative bicarbonate transporter, with the protein MGGILSAIAPLQSMLTDFWQQLTLSGFALEQWRDASLIHRLLAPLRRWRQGSWLLRWGDWIGLAIVVVLFALAPYVSTTLIGVLLLAAAALWALLTLTDEAGVGLSPVHLTVAVYWGVMVLATALSPVRGAAVSGLIKLTLNILLFLLIARVARRPRARGLLILAYILTTLPVAIYGLRQYFFGATALATWVDSKSAVADVTRVYSFLGNPNLLAGYLIPGVMLSAAAVFAWPRWAPKGLALLATLINTLCLILTLSRGGWIGFLIAGFVLMTLLVQYWSVWFSPFWKRWALPLLLGGAAAVVIAGVIAVDSLRARVLSIFVGRADSSNNFRMNVWAAVIDMVRARPILGIGPGNDAFNAVYPLFQRPRYTALSAYSVFLEVLVEGGIIGLTAFLWLLLLIFHQAWVQLQRLRATQDQQGYWLMGAIASISGILGQGIADTVMYRPQISTLWWMAIALVASYYPAQQAWSGRSFKVRQE; encoded by the coding sequence ATGGGAGGGATTTTATCGGCGATCGCCCCTCTTCAATCAATGCTGACTGACTTTTGGCAACAGCTCACCCTCTCTGGTTTTGCCCTAGAACAGTGGCGCGATGCCAGCCTGATCCATCGGCTGCTGGCTCCGCTGCGGCGGTGGCGGCAGGGCAGCTGGCTGCTGCGCTGGGGTGACTGGATTGGCCTGGCCATTGTGGTGGTGCTGTTTGCCCTGGCTCCCTACGTCTCGACCACGCTGATTGGGGTGCTGCTGCTGGCGGCGGCAGCCCTGTGGGCCTTGCTCACCCTCACCGATGAAGCCGGGGTGGGCCTATCGCCGGTTCACCTGACGGTGGCGGTCTACTGGGGAGTGATGGTGCTGGCCACGGCTCTTTCGCCTGTGCGCGGGGCGGCTGTCAGCGGGCTGATCAAGCTGACGCTGAATATCTTGCTGTTTTTGCTGATTGCGCGGGTAGCGCGACGGCCTCGGGCCAGGGGCCTGCTGATTTTGGCCTACATTTTGACTACCTTACCGGTGGCGATATACGGCCTGCGGCAATATTTCTTTGGGGCAACCGCCCTAGCCACCTGGGTAGACAGCAAATCGGCGGTGGCTGATGTGACGCGGGTGTACAGCTTTTTGGGCAACCCTAATTTGCTGGCGGGCTACCTTATTCCGGGGGTGATGCTGAGCGCGGCGGCTGTGTTTGCCTGGCCCCGCTGGGCACCAAAGGGTCTAGCCCTGCTGGCCACCTTGATCAACACTCTATGCCTGATTTTGACCTTGAGCCGCGGCGGCTGGATTGGCTTTTTGATCGCAGGCTTTGTACTGATGACGCTGCTGGTGCAGTACTGGAGTGTTTGGTTTTCGCCATTTTGGAAGCGCTGGGCGCTGCCGCTGTTGCTGGGTGGAGCGGCGGCAGTAGTCATAGCAGGGGTAATCGCGGTCGATTCGCTGCGGGCGCGGGTATTGAGTATCTTTGTGGGCCGGGCCGACAGCAGCAACAATTTTCGCATGAATGTCTGGGCCGCCGTCATTGACATGGTTCGCGCTCGCCCTATTTTGGGCATCGGTCCCGGCAATGATGCCTTCAACGCGGTTTATCCCCTCTTTCAACGGCCTCGCTATACCGCTCTGAGCGCCTACTCAGTCTTTTTAGAAGTGCTAGTGGAGGGAGGAATTATCGGGTTGACGGCGTTTCTGTGGCTGCTGCTGCTAATTTTTCACCAGGCCTGGGTACAACTCCAGCGACTGCGAGCCACGCAAGATCAGCAGGGCTACTGGCTGATGGGGGCGATCGCCTCGATTAGCGGCATCCTCGGCCAGGGCATTGCCGACACCGTGATGTATCGGCCTCAAATCAGTACGCTGTGGTGGATGGCGATCGCCTTGGTGGCCAGCTACTATCCGGCGCAGCAGGCATGGAGCGGGCGATCGTTTAAGGTGCGCCAGGAGTAG
- a CDS encoding DUF1816 domain-containing protein: MNNLLGRLLSSILGSSKAWWVEIKTSQPACTYYFGPFDSESEAHSAKGGYVEDLEQEGAQNIQLVVSLCSPPKQLTITDEWDTPVGEFATPALSGQP, translated from the coding sequence ATGAACAACCTTTTAGGTCGACTTTTAAGTAGCATTTTAGGCTCGAGCAAAGCCTGGTGGGTCGAAATTAAGACCAGTCAGCCCGCCTGCACCTACTACTTTGGCCCCTTTGATAGCGAGTCTGAGGCCCACAGCGCCAAGGGCGGTTACGTTGAAGACTTGGAGCAGGAAGGGGCGCAAAACATTCAGCTAGTGGTTTCGCTGTGCAGCCCCCCTAAGCAGCTCACCATTACCGATGAGTGGGATACCCCAGTGGGAGAATTTGCGACTCCTGCCCTCAGCGGTCAGCCTTAG
- a CDS encoding winged helix-turn-helix transcriptional regulator: MPHAFNGTKLDCPVHLVLSYIGGKWAILILQELFQGSRRTNEFLSALPGISTKTLTARLRELESYGLVKRTVFPEVPPRVEYSLTPKGREVQPIMAALNQVGEHWLVHSPSDSRSDSPGKRPTTLYGSRSR; encoded by the coding sequence ATGCCTCACGCATTTAACGGTACGAAGCTTGATTGTCCGGTTCATCTGGTGTTGTCATACATTGGCGGCAAGTGGGCCATTCTCATCTTACAAGAGCTGTTTCAGGGCAGCCGCCGCACTAATGAGTTTTTGTCGGCCCTGCCTGGCATTAGCACCAAAACCCTTACTGCTCGGCTACGAGAGCTAGAGAGCTACGGCCTGGTCAAGCGAACTGTATTTCCTGAGGTTCCGCCACGGGTTGAGTACTCACTTACCCCTAAGGGGCGAGAAGTGCAGCCCATTATGGCGGCTCTCAACCAAGTGGGGGAGCATTGGCTAGTGCATAGCCCTAGCGATTCGCGCAGCGATTCCCCTGGAAAGCGCCCCACCACCCTCTATGGTTCAAGAAGTCGCTAG
- a CDS encoding HugZ family protein: MPSFAAVLAAYQDLPSRVYSLMLSTVNSDGQPHASYAPYVMDADYQIYIFTSGLSAHTANLQSSGLASVLLIEDEAVASQVFARQRIAYDCQASLLPRGTADWEAVADRFEQRFGEIIPMLRSLDDFQIFCLSPQAGRFVMGFGAAYAVDPQNLSQLIGPPQTGPDNATA, from the coding sequence ATGCCTAGTTTTGCAGCGGTTTTAGCGGCTTACCAAGACTTGCCCAGCCGGGTATACAGCCTGATGCTGAGCACCGTTAACAGCGATGGTCAGCCCCACGCCAGCTATGCGCCCTATGTCATGGACGCGGACTACCAGATCTACATCTTTACCAGCGGGCTGTCGGCCCACACCGCAAACCTGCAAAGCAGTGGTTTAGCGAGCGTCTTATTGATTGAAGACGAAGCAGTCGCCTCCCAAGTGTTTGCCCGACAGCGGATTGCCTACGACTGCCAGGCTAGCCTGCTGCCCCGGGGTACCGCTGATTGGGAGGCGGTGGCCGATCGCTTTGAGCAGCGCTTTGGGGAGATTATCCCCATGCTGCGATCGCTCGACGACTTTCAAATCTTTTGTCTCAGCCCCCAGGCCGGACGATTTGTGATGGGGTTTGGCGCTGCCTACGCCGTTGACCCTCAAAACCTGAGTCAGCTGATTGGCCCACCTCAAACGGGCCCCGACAACGCCACCGCTTAA
- a CDS encoding DUF4327 family protein, with amino-acid sequence MITTAANSTLTRHYTLDDIRDEARQLVDCGTLDRCQPIYALCGYIAAREWPFIEAELESNDYGLRDRIGDLIPHETWSND; translated from the coding sequence ATGATTACCACAGCAGCTAATTCAACCCTGACCCGGCATTACACCTTAGACGACATTCGCGATGAGGCTAGGCAACTTGTAGACTGCGGCACTCTAGATCGCTGTCAACCTATCTATGCCCTGTGCGGCTACATTGCTGCCCGAGAGTGGCCATTTATTGAGGCTGAGCTAGAGAGTAACGACTACGGTCTGCGCGATCGCATCGGCGATCTGATCCCCCACGAAACTTGGAGCAATGACTAG
- a CDS encoding transaldolase encodes MASLLEQLRQMTVVVADTGDIQAIEKFTPRDATTNPSLITAAAQMPQYQAIVDDTLLKAKADAGEGASDKDVANLAFNRLAVAFGHKILGIIPGRVSTEVDARLSYDTEATVSTARDIIAQYDKLGITPERVLIKIASTWEGIKAAEILEKEGIHCNLTLLFGIHQAIACAEAGTTLISPFVGRILDWYKKDTGREEYSAPEDPGVLSVTEIYNYYKKFGYKTEVMGASFRNVGEITELAGCDLLTISPQLLANLDETQADLPRKLDPAKAASLDIEQISIDEATFRSMHESDRMATEKLDEGITGFSKALEALEGLLATRLTQLTESNGTTTTARDDQFDLFKAYDLDGDGFITREEWLGTDAAFDALDLDHDGRLSSSEIVAGLGPAFEIAQV; translated from the coding sequence ATGGCCAGCCTCTTAGAGCAGCTTCGGCAAATGACCGTTGTTGTCGCCGACACCGGAGACATTCAAGCCATTGAGAAATTTACCCCCCGCGACGCCACCACCAACCCTTCATTGATTACGGCGGCGGCGCAGATGCCCCAGTACCAGGCCATTGTTGATGACACCCTGCTCAAGGCCAAGGCCGATGCCGGAGAGGGCGCATCGGATAAAGACGTGGCTAACCTGGCCTTTAATCGTCTGGCGGTCGCCTTTGGCCACAAGATTTTGGGCATTATCCCTGGCCGGGTTTCTACCGAGGTCGATGCTCGCCTCTCCTACGACACCGAAGCCACCGTGTCCACCGCCCGCGATATTATCGCCCAGTACGACAAGCTGGGCATTACCCCCGAGCGGGTGCTAATCAAAATTGCCTCTACCTGGGAGGGCATTAAAGCCGCTGAGATTCTTGAGAAAGAGGGCATTCACTGCAACCTCACCCTGCTGTTTGGCATTCACCAGGCGATCGCCTGTGCCGAAGCTGGCACTACCCTGATTTCTCCCTTTGTGGGTCGCATCCTTGACTGGTACAAAAAAGATACCGGTCGCGAAGAGTACTCCGCTCCCGAAGACCCCGGTGTGCTGTCGGTGACCGAGATCTACAACTACTACAAGAAGTTTGGCTACAAAACTGAGGTGATGGGGGCCAGCTTCCGCAACGTAGGCGAAATTACCGAGTTGGCGGGCTGCGATCTGCTGACCATCTCACCCCAGCTGTTGGCTAATCTCGACGAGACTCAGGCCGACCTGCCCCGCAAGCTCGACCCCGCCAAGGCCGCGTCGCTGGATATTGAGCAGATCTCCATCGATGAAGCAACTTTCCGGTCGATGCATGAGAGCGATCGCATGGCCACCGAAAAGCTCGACGAAGGCATTACAGGGTTTAGTAAGGCCCTCGAAGCCCTAGAGGGCTTGCTTGCTACCCGTCTGACTCAGCTCACCGAGAGCAACGGCACGACCACCACCGCTCGGGATGACCAGTTTGACCTATTCAAAGCCTATGACCTAGACGGTGACGGCTTTATTACTCGGGAAGAATGGCTTGGCACCGATGCCGCCTTCGATGCCCTTGACCTCGACCACGACGGTAGGCTTTCCTCCTCGGAGATTGTTGCCGGACTGGGGCCTGCCTTTGAGATTGCTCAGGTCTAA
- a CDS encoding alpha/beta fold hydrolase, with the protein MKLHCTIQGKGFPILCLHGHPGSAKTMGVFTERLSDRYQTIAPDLRGYGASQTRSPFDLDDSLTDLVELLDAQGIDRCLVLGWSLGGILAMELALRHPQRVAGLILIATAARPVGAHPPTTWLELVNTGLGSILNVIAPGNELVRYGLGPRSLYHYLLRQHTPHAYHRLAKEGFWAYLGTSPLATRALNRALARHYNRLPDLGAIAVPCLVLCGADDCHITAQASLETADHLPRAESHCYPNTAHLLPWEITDQLLADIDIWLGRHRAELTLRNTDSQQDKPA; encoded by the coding sequence ATGAAACTTCATTGCACCATCCAGGGCAAAGGCTTTCCCATTCTTTGCCTGCATGGGCACCCAGGCTCTGCCAAAACCATGGGGGTGTTTACAGAACGGCTGAGCGATCGCTATCAAACCATAGCCCCCGACCTGCGAGGCTACGGTGCTAGCCAAACGCGATCGCCCTTTGACCTCGACGACAGCCTCACAGATCTAGTAGAGCTGCTCGATGCCCAGGGCATTGATCGCTGCCTGGTGCTGGGCTGGTCGCTGGGGGGCATTTTGGCAATGGAATTGGCCCTGCGCCACCCTCAACGGGTAGCGGGGCTGATTCTCATTGCCACCGCAGCCCGCCCCGTGGGGGCCCACCCGCCCACCACCTGGCTGGAGTTGGTCAACACTGGTCTGGGATCAATTTTGAATGTGATCGCTCCTGGTAATGAGCTGGTGCGATACGGACTGGGGCCGCGATCGCTCTACCACTACCTGCTGCGGCAGCATACTCCCCATGCCTATCACCGTTTGGCTAAAGAAGGCTTTTGGGCCTACCTCGGCACTTCGCCCCTGGCGACCCGCGCCCTCAACCGGGCCCTGGCCCGCCACTATAACCGCCTGCCCGACCTGGGGGCGATCGCCGTGCCCTGCCTAGTGCTCTGTGGAGCAGACGACTGCCACATTACTGCCCAGGCCAGCCTCGAAACTGCTGACCATCTACCTAGGGCAGAAAGCCACTGCTACCCCAACACAGCTCACCTGCTGCCCTGGGAAATTACAGATCAGCTGCTGGCCGATATTGACATCTGGCTAGGACGGCACCGGGCAGAGCTGACACTGAGGAACACCGACAGCCAGCAAGATAAACCCGCTTAA
- the lipA gene encoding lipoyl synthase produces MAVKPEWLRVKAPQWERVGEVKAILQDLGLNTVCEEASCPNIGECFKAGTATFLIMGPACTRACPYCDIDFEKKPQALDPTEPLRLAESVRRMKLKHVVITSVNRDDLADGGASQFVACIEAIKQTTPDTTIEVLIPDLCGNWQALETILASRPHVLNHNTETVPRLYRRVRPQGDYGRSLELLRRSRELAPWVYTKSGLMAGLGETDAEVQQVMDDLRTVDCDILTLGQYLSPGPKHLPVAEFVTPAQFDAWRQVGETKGFLQVVSSPLTRSSYHAEDVQRLMAQNPR; encoded by the coding sequence GTGGCCGTAAAACCAGAGTGGCTACGGGTTAAAGCGCCTCAGTGGGAACGGGTGGGCGAGGTCAAGGCGATTTTGCAAGATCTCGGTCTCAACACCGTTTGTGAAGAGGCTTCGTGCCCCAACATTGGCGAGTGTTTTAAAGCCGGTACAGCCACATTTTTGATTATGGGACCGGCCTGCACCCGCGCCTGTCCTTACTGCGACATTGACTTTGAGAAAAAGCCTCAGGCCCTTGACCCCACCGAGCCCCTGCGTCTGGCTGAGTCAGTGCGGCGCATGAAACTCAAACATGTGGTAATTACCTCGGTCAACCGCGACGATCTGGCCGATGGTGGTGCCAGCCAGTTTGTAGCCTGCATCGAGGCGATCAAACAAACGACCCCAGACACCACGATTGAGGTGCTGATCCCCGACCTGTGTGGCAATTGGCAAGCGCTGGAGACGATTTTGGCGTCTCGGCCCCACGTGCTGAACCACAACACTGAGACAGTGCCCCGACTCTATCGGCGCGTGCGACCCCAGGGAGATTATGGGCGATCGCTCGAACTACTGCGCCGCAGCCGCGAACTGGCCCCCTGGGTCTACACCAAGTCGGGGTTAATGGCGGGTCTAGGCGAAACCGACGCCGAGGTGCAGCAGGTGATGGATGACCTGCGGACTGTGGACTGCGACATTTTGACCCTCGGGCAGTATCTCTCGCCGGGGCCAAAGCACCTGCCCGTAGCGGAGTTTGTTACCCCAGCCCAGTTTGATGCTTGGCGACAGGTAGGCGAGACTAAGGGGTTTTTGCAGGTGGTATCGTCGCCGCTGACGCGCAGCTCTTACCACGCTGAAGACGTACAGCGACTGATGGCTCAAAACCCTCGCTAG
- a CDS encoding L,D-transpeptidase has product MDTPSPLNRCLMVLCFAAAGLLAAGAWQDQVSSRWQFEEPFASTRLVRLATVITQAPDTLMTANTRVVISLSRRRLILYQNDEVRSEFPVAIGKDEWETPAGEFAIRDMRTDPVWQHPITKEAIGPGPSNPLGSRWIGFLVEGQYHIGIHGTNQETLIGEAVSHGCVRMLEADIHTLYSHVKVGTPIKVVP; this is encoded by the coding sequence ATGGATACGCCCTCTCCCCTAAATCGCTGCCTCATGGTGCTGTGCTTCGCCGCAGCGGGGCTGCTGGCCGCTGGTGCCTGGCAAGACCAGGTTAGCTCTCGCTGGCAGTTTGAAGAACCCTTCGCAAGCACCCGCCTGGTGCGACTCGCCACCGTCATTACCCAGGCCCCAGATACCCTCATGACCGCCAACACTCGTGTGGTCATTAGCCTGAGCCGGCGGCGACTCATCCTCTATCAGAACGACGAAGTGCGGAGCGAGTTTCCGGTAGCTATTGGTAAAGACGAGTGGGAAACCCCGGCGGGCGAATTTGCGATTCGCGACATGCGCACCGACCCGGTGTGGCAGCACCCGATTACCAAAGAAGCCATTGGCCCCGGCCCTAGCAATCCTCTAGGCTCGCGGTGGATTGGCTTTTTGGTGGAAGGGCAGTACCACATTGGCATCCACGGCACGAACCAGGAAACCCTGATCGGCGAGGCCGTTTCCCACGGCTGCGTACGCATGCTCGAAGCCGACATCCACACCCTATACAGTCACGTCAAGGTGGGCACTCCCATAAAAGTGGTGCCTTAG
- a CDS encoding DMT family transporter yields the protein MRGELAALMAAFLWAVATVVFGRLGKSLSPLVLNLAKGAIALVLLSLTLVLIGQSAAGLDRQAVSILALSGVIGIGLGDTAYFAAINHLGPRRALLLETLAPPLAALLALVFLQETLSGRAWLGIGLTLAGVVWVIAERAPGAAPGRADYRGVLYGVLAALGQATGAVMSRAVLADTEVAPMWSSLLRLGGGFIIIVGILRWQGLVVEQLRPLRSPKLLAGVALAAGFGTYLAIYLQQMALKYTATGVAQALTSTSPLFVLPLAAVLGDRVSLRAVVGAVVALAGIGILVNG from the coding sequence ATGCGAGGTGAACTAGCGGCCCTGATGGCCGCCTTTTTGTGGGCGGTGGCCACGGTGGTTTTTGGGCGGCTGGGCAAGTCGCTGTCGCCGCTGGTGCTCAACCTGGCCAAGGGAGCGATCGCCCTGGTGCTGCTCTCCCTAACCCTGGTGCTAATAGGCCAGAGTGCGGCGGGCCTAGATCGCCAAGCCGTAAGCATTTTGGCTCTCAGCGGTGTGATTGGTATTGGTTTGGGTGATACAGCGTACTTTGCTGCCATCAACCACCTTGGTCCTCGGCGGGCGCTGCTGCTCGAAACTCTGGCTCCCCCCCTGGCGGCCCTGCTGGCCCTGGTGTTCTTGCAGGAGACTCTCAGCGGACGGGCCTGGCTAGGCATAGGGCTCACCCTGGCTGGGGTGGTGTGGGTGATCGCTGAGCGAGCGCCGGGGGCGGCCCCTGGCCGAGCCGACTATCGGGGCGTGCTGTATGGGGTGCTGGCAGCCCTGGGGCAGGCCACCGGAGCAGTGATGTCGCGGGCCGTGCTGGCCGACACCGAGGTTGCCCCCATGTGGAGCTCGCTGCTGCGGCTGGGGGGCGGCTTCATTATCATTGTGGGAATTTTGCGCTGGCAGGGGCTAGTAGTGGAGCAGCTCAGGCCCCTGCGATCGCCCAAGTTATTGGCCGGGGTGGCCCTGGCGGCTGGCTTTGGTACCTACCTGGCCATTTACCTTCAGCAGATGGCGCTGAAGTACACTGCTACTGGTGTCGCCCAGGCGCTGACCTCTACCAGTCCGCTGTTTGTGCTGCCCTTAGCGGCGGTTCTGGGCGATCGAGTCAGCCTGCGGGCAGTGGTGGGGGCGGTGGTGGCCCTAGCCGGCATCGGCATTCTAGTGAATGGCTAG